The Rhopalosiphum maidis isolate BTI-1 chromosome 2, ASM367621v3, whole genome shotgun sequence genome segment CGCCGCTCTCAGAACTGGCGATGTTGCAGTTATTCGATCTGGGAAAGCGTTTCTTTCTGTTTTTCAATATCTCAATACCGGTCGGCGTGAACGGATTAACCGACACGCGGAACTTGTCGGAAAGTCTGGTTGATACACCGTTGGTGTCAGTCGGGGGCAGTGGCGATCCAAGGTGCACCGCCGATTGCGGAATGGCGACGGCGATCAACGGTGTTGACGAGGGAAAACATCCAAACGATCTATTTCTCACGAAATAATAAACGATTGAAAACAACGCGAGGAAAACGCTGAAAAAGCCGACGGAAATGTCCATGACAGTGAGTTTCGTTTAGGCACTAAGTTTACAGGTCCAATGAATCGTCACTGTTGTCATGTTTTTCCTACCAACTCGAAACACTACACTTCGGAAGTTTAAGGTGCTTACCTACCAATTGAATAGTAAATAGCAAACGCTGCCCAAGTCTAAAGAgggtcattaaaataatttttcacaacTCCAAATTCGGACCATCGTTACCGGTTTTTCACGTTGTCACGACGTATCTCGTGTGTATAATGAATACGCCAATTTCTATAGCCAATAATCAATATGCGATTATAGATcgaattttatcaacaaaacaATCTGTATTTTTGTACCAACTTAAATGTTTCCAGGGTACGTcgttattcttatattataaatgacacGTTGATTTCacattacaatattgaaattaaattagtcaGTAGGCGCTCAACGCGGCTACTCAGCACTTAGTACtttagtaggtacttacataGTTACATTAACCACAGGTAtgttacaacaatattttcattattttcttaaaacgtATTAATCGTTGTAAGCACCAACACACGATCATCGATGTTTATAAGTACAGGCATTTGGCAATACAACAAACTGCTGCCAATTCCATGACAATTTTTggccaattttaataaatttataatttaccagTCACCgcgtaaaattgtattaatactcGGTAGCTGATGTGCAAGTGTTGCCAATGTCcgggtaataattaattttcatattttatctgtatattataaaaatagaacggCTAACAGGGCTAATCCgttattgataatatgataCCACGTTTGTTTATgtgttttaaaactattctataagtacctacttcaCAATTTTACGAGTTTCGGACTTAGAGGAGTATTGGAgttatactgtatagtgtatagtttatataagcAATGTTACAAGTAAATTAGAAAttacagtatttaatatttaggtacttttTAATTGGTCTCTATTGAACATTAATTAGATTTGATTTTCCTGTGTTATCATTtacagtatattaatttttaattgcgaGTTTACGATGGaagcatattatgttaattgtaCAATAAGTTATACAGTTTTCAAGTACTGAATTCAATCATTTTCTTCAAAAAACAACCAACAActacaacaatatttaatttttctcttttttccATTAGGTAAAAGTCGTGAATATTGTTAGTTGACAGATTTAAATTGAAAGTTCCGCCAGAAGTTATAGACCCTTTCAATCCATCCGCTCATTGAAATTCAAGTGATTACAATAGTTTGcagtattatttatctaataattttactaatttatctaAAGTAGTACCTACGAATTTAACGGTCTATGTTAAATGCATATCTTTAACTATTTGTCCTTagaatgtgtattattttaatatacctacttaaggTCTACTAGTCTATCAAAAAcagattgaaaaaatatccGTGTTAACCAACAGGCTGACTTTCAAATTAAAGtgtatataattgattgtGTATATAAACTACGGGTCTAGAACctttttgtgaaaattagccattttttcaaatcatgatttttaaagagctgcactaataaaaaatacaatttcaatttatgttttatgggTCTCAATATTGATGCATACTCCAAAGAGCTGCATGTTCTCAACCTCTGCTGTACATTATTACTGTGTTCAAATTTGAACGTAAcacgtatatttgtatagaatGACTTTCAacatgaagttttttttttaaaaaacgctttaatttttaattacgtctaaaaatataagcataaaaaacacttttttagtaaattatctttttaatgCCTTGTTATagctatagataaaatatactaaagtaTATACTTGGTTTATTTAATCTGTTAGAACACAATACCCAATTTAAGaatggttatttaaaaaactaaaatattaaatataatttgagttATGACTAAGCATTTCAACTTTCaagatattcataaatatttccaaCCTGGTTTTTGAGGTTTAATAACCTTATTCATTTAGCAatcttatgtttaatttttctatttaagataccattttttagttaatgaattattgattatgcaaaattaatttttaaatgtgtattattatattgtacgatCAAAGAAAAATTTTACTTCCCCTTGTTtagtttatgaatataaatcatttaaaataatttttatgcataataattttgaacttttgttattaaataaattaatattttgaaaaaatgtttgccATTAACTTtgtgcaaaattaaaaaaaattgcttaacCAACAGAGATGTTCTTATGAATGAATAAGTTTATGAACATAACTAGATAGATTTAAGGTGATATTTTAGACAATATGCTTTCTAAGCATAATCTTATTATGATAGtgtattcatgtttttctttgttttaaaccatttttttactgaaattTTAGCAGTTTtatgttgatattaaaatgtccATCTGAGTAGAAgagcattattaaaaaaataaaaaacagaataacatttaactatagacacataaatattacgtttatttatttaaaacaaaagtacatagtaataataataatgttgttataattaatacaattcgaCCGAAAAAACGAGtgatgacgataataataataataataataataataatgaattattctacaaataattgttgacATAACATTGAATGTGtaataacgaataatatagaacattttaataacataaacacgttataatacacatagtaTATTTGTGCTAAAgtgaatattgttaaaaaaatgtactaaataataataaatataattatgaattcaaaaattaatttttacttttaatggtGAAGAATCATTTGAacgataataatgatgataataatagtaataataataataataataataagattcaATTAACGCTCTTCTTTTAAATGATTTCCCATTGTAGGACACTGGTGTCTTTGCCACCAATCGATATCAGTCTGGAGTCGTCGTGCAAGAAAGTCACGTTTGTCACATGGCTGCTGTGACCTCCATACACGTGGCACAGCGactgcaaaaaataaaaaacaaaattatgacaCAATGAagctaattaattaaaataatattttaatcaaatgtatACAGTTTAGTGAaagttatcaatttattaaaactatagcaaatgttatttatttctaaacattttagaaattttaattatttctagaaaattgaatgatcgttcaaattttcatatgaaatgaaaaatagttttactgttttaataaatgttaactatgatgatttatatataacaatatataaatattagaaacatAAACATTGGCAATGAATTATGCTtttcaaatgttaaaaaattatttggtaacgttctatattaatcaatattattatctttacctTAGGTTGTTTGACTGGGTATGAATACAGTTTCACTTTACCAAAGTCGTCTCCTGTAGCCATCAGCTTAGATCCATTTGATCGTTCGCATGCGTTAACATCAGTACCATCAGCTCCTTCAGGCCATATTCCAATGGAAGAAAATGTCAACACACAAGAGTTGGATGCCCACACTGTGTCCCTAAGTTGAGTGCTGTGAGTGACTTGACGACAAACTTTCACTTtccctaattaaaaaataaaaatgtaataatgtaaacaaCAACATGAACAGCttcatgttaaataataaatgttacatacaatataacaacTCGTAGTCTCCAGAGTTACTGCGCAGGTGTTCGTTATCTTTAGACCAATCCAAATGAGTGATAAAGCTTGAATGGCcctaatttaatgaaaacaatatgATCACggtctaataaatttatattatacataatatgtacacctATGTAACACACGTAAAATATGTCTTCATTAAAGTcagcaaaaataattaatggatACCATTTTAACAaccaataaactattattgatTACAAAGCATACAAACTCAACATcaatatgtatcaaaatattgatacctttataaaataaaaacatatgttaGCAAATCCAATCATTaatgttacaatttataacattatttaattaattaaaaaaaaaaatatgtaaacctACAGCGAATTAATATGCATTAACCACtactaatacaaatttaatttatccatTAGGTATATCTTttctgtatattaattttttttatttctacaaaAACATCTACATGCAGCAACACTTGGCTCTACGCGGGTAACCTACACCTACCGACATCTTGTCAATAATAGCACCAGTGCTACATCTCCTGCGACGTTTATCTTCCCAACACTAAACATTGAGTGAATTTAACAATGATAATTAAGTGGATTGGGTAGTAGGTACAAAATGTTATACGGCATTAATAAGGGAATATAAGATTCGATACATAATGAACATATTGTACACTATAATACTTACGGTGCAACGGCCTAAACGAGTGTAATTTCTGGCGCCATCTGTGACCTGATATATATAGATGTAATTGTCCCTGGAACCAAGAGCAAGTAGTTGGCCGTCTGGCGAGAATTTTGCAACCTTCAAATGACAATAAGCAACTTGATGGTTACAAATTTGATCGAaatgcaattaaatttaaattatttacattgggATTGTGCATACCTGTATTGGTTCATTTCCATCGATGTGAGTCGAATAAATTTCTCGTGTTTCTGAATTCATTACGATCCATTTTCCAGATACGCAACCAACAATGATTATTCGACCATCGCTAGAGAATGCAGCTGACTGTGCTTgttcctatatattatttacataagtgatgtatgaaatgtaaaattagctaattcaaatttaatacttactgCAATGTCTTTGCTCCATACAACAGAGCGAGACAATGAGTCCCAGAGTTGGACAATACGATCAAATCCGGCTGTAAGAAATTGAGCTAAAGTAGGATGAGGACATAATGCCCATAGTTCGTCCGTGTGGCCCAGGACAGCAGGACTGAAGCCCATTGACAGAGATCCAATCAAAATGCAATTGCGGGTAGATCCAACTAGTAACTGTGATCCACGACCTTCAGATACTGTACGAATACCACCTAAATGTTCAGCTAtctatgtttgaaaaaaataataattacaattttaaattaaattaaataattaaaaaatataaatgtatatcaaaaatatttaatgtcattACAAAATCAATTAGACACCAGCtgcatttatgtaaaattgaaaagtatactatattatctaaggtgtaaaataaacaatacttaaaatattaatcattattgattctattaattattttattaattataatcaaattctttcaacaaaaaaacttgtttaatttatttttagttaataatgtatttgagcatattagattataaattattttgacagcttaacaatattaatttgttcataAAGCATGGATAAAATATGTTCACAAAGGGAAGAAGGGTATATctggatatatttattaaattattatttattgtgaatagtttcacattataatattactactataataataatagcttacTTGTGCTTCATATCCAGTGGGATGCATCGAAGTGTCAAACTGGATCAGTTTACCGTCTTTACCACCTCCAGTTATAATGCTGCCCTCTTTCAAAACACAGATGGAAAACACTGATCCTTCGTGTACATTTCGTGCgacttttatgatattatttgtgcCTATAAGATTAGAAactaaattagttataatgtataggaAACTTTCGTGGACAAAttcaacaaaaacaatttaaaaatattaaccaccAAGGCACCAAATAAGGAGTACTAACACATGAGCAAGTAATATATCCTCCATCTAGTCCATCTTGGTCCATTTGTCTATGTATCCCTCCCCCTCCCACCgcatacaaaaataacttaaacattactaaaaatcataagctttacattttaaaaaattagtatttttttttatatatttgtgaagTTATTTaagaatcaaaaattattaaaaacgtaactttaaaaattattctacgaGAATTCCCAATGAATAACAACTATTgaaataggtattaggtacatagaagatataaaaattgaaatgtccacaaaataaattgctgATAACATAATTTCAAAGGTTATGCACACTTATAAAAACTATCCATCTAAAAATGtagaacattttatgaatatttttaatgtttaaactgtttaaagcTTTAAGCTATAGAGCCCGTACGGCATACGACATATTATAGTGAAGCATAATTGTTAGATTTTAGTTTTACCGCTGAATACACTTAAGAGATCTGTAAcgaaaaaatggtaaaattcTGTGGCCCATCATCCAATATACAGCCtatacacttaaaattattaattatagatcaaaggttattttttatttaagtttaaaattatataagtagtacCATGTACTACATCACTGCCACTGTGTCATACGAGAATCTCCATTAGGtctaaattatctatataatatgtacacacaatatgtctataatttgataaaagtaTAAGTACTCACCACGTCCCCATATGACAACGGATCCGTTTGAGTCTCCGGACAAGACGTCTCCGTTCTGCGTGAACGCCAAGCACGTCACGTACTTGGGACGATCGCGGGTAGTCTCGAATATACCGTTGCGCTTGTACAGGGTACCGCCGGCGTCCAGTGTCCAGAAACTGATGTGGCCCTTGCCGCAGGTGACGATTTGGTTGCGCTCCAGTGGGTGGAATTCCGCAGCCACAACAGTGTCCATAGAACACTATAAATcccataaataattacaaatattattgttgttattattattattattattcaacgtTAATAGACGATTGTGGAGGACcaaatcaatgataatatacgatatCGAAGACAACGATATTTTGTGCACTAGACCGGATTGGTACCTGCACGAGAATAAGTAAAGGTGGCgagtaactatataatatatatgatgcaGGAAAATTGAAAGGAAGCGAATCGTCATTAAGACGAGAAGAATAAATAAGAAAGGTAGTCGGCGTCTAAGCGGCGGTCAGCCGCAAGGTCGGATaaccataattaatatttattgtaattaattaataattcgacTGACCTTGGTCTCCGTGATCTTGTGACCCTTTTCGTTCTTCTGCCAGTCCCACACGGATATATTGTGATCGTTTCCTTCGTCAATGGCGCATAAAAGGCTACCACCGTcctgttaaaaacaaaaacaaatagcgtatttaaaagataataacaaacaaaactaaattaaataaaatgtcgtCGGACAGATGACAACTTATGAAAATCCCGAGTTGACTTACCGCTTTGGAAAACGACAGACAGCTGATAGACCGTTCAAATTCTCCCAATCCCAACACGACCACCGTCGCTAAACTGACTGAATTCCACACTCGAATATGAGGCTAAAACGAtcgaaaagaaaaaatgtgtttaataatgtttacgcCAGAATCGCAAAATCTTACTTTTCCTTCATGATTATCGTGTCCGGCAGTCTGACCAGTAGCCACTAACAGCTTGTTGGGGTGAATGGCCAAGCtggaaaataaatcaaaacaaaatttaagttattatctgCTTATAACATCGCGAGTCACGAGATGAATTTCtgggtgtattatatataataccatcGATTATAGTCTGTAATAAGACCGAAAAAACAGAAATAAGAAgctaatagaaataaaattgtatttatgaatcaacggaaaataaaataaaaccgatATTGTAAGAAAAAACAAGAATATTGTGCTGAAAATAGAACaaaaaagtagaaatatttgaatacacattataaaattattcttttagtatagcataacaaatatattttagttcgtattaaaaaaatgttcaataaaatagtCTTGTTGTATTtcgtttgaaatgtttttttttttttttaactatttcgaCAAATTGAACAAAACAAAAAGGgtacagataattttttttctaaaacagaAATCTATTTTGCAACCTTTTGAAACCGATGCAACGCGTGCACGAAAACCTTAACCACTGCCCccggtaaataatttatggtcAGTAAGGAAGAACTGCAAACCACCGTGGTATTACCATTTGATATCGTCAGTGTGTCCCAAATAATGTCTCTGGCTTTGTTCTTCGACGTTGTACAGTACAGCAACGGAGGCTACGAAGTATACCATTTCACCGGTGGGCAACAAGTATAAGTTAGAACGGCAGTCTTTTCCCCTGTACCCGTAACTGTAGAGTTGGACGATTAAGGAAAACATCAGTTATATTCTCAGTCAAATGCACGTAACAATTACTAATACGTTTAAATAgttgtttgttatttaataccaaCAGTAAAAGCACATAAACTCATCatcctaaattattaattataaagtatttttcgaatgggtaataataatatggagctcgagtacataaatgtattttagattGATGGTTATTAACACCAGTAATTTATTCCTTTGAATGTGTTACCAAAATTGGAACCCCCTGCAATaggtaaaaattttgaatttaatggaaaatcaagtatttttttgcagaattaataatatataatataatatataatataataataatatataatatatataatatatatttatatataatatataatatattattaatatacctaccacgaaatcttaaacaattaatttatcgagtatttaatttattttaaattaaataatatatttagtataaatcgTAAAGTATTTGTACATTAAGAGTGTAATCACTCTTCATAgaccaaatttataataattatttttatatgacaaTGCTATATATACTACTCGTATATTAAActgaattacttattatacttaaagaatgtatattatataaatttgtattattcttttaaagattcttttatttaaaaaaataatagtattaaaatgttaagtgcttaatgataaaaaaaatataggatttttttacagacatttttttgtttgccgGAATTAGAGGTAGAATACCCCCGATATTATAGAAACACATAGTGATCAGTGTTTACCAAcagattatttcattttaaaatcactatttttatcgtctctattttttttttttaattaaaaagctatattatttatttaatttttaaatggtttttctATTACCAAAACAtacaaatgaaatttttattatttttttagtgcaaTAATGCTGTGTTATCATTATCTTGTCTACAGAATAACAGTTATCTCAAAtggactttaatattttatcaataattaacgaatgattaatgatagtacaatttaatatgtgttgatttactataaacaaacaaaattgatgtaataaagataaaataatgatcatttgttggcatattttaaatgatttttagaacgcaaacgtattttattgtatttatttgtacaaagttaaaaattgtagttaGATAAGTATATGCATAAACATaccgtattttataaataagtaaattaatatacttattatcttttaatttataacgtaaaaatgtatgaagatTATACCAACGTGGAAACGTgtcattattaactattaaaagtaATGAACGTTTGAAATAGAAAACgatgtaattttgttttaagtagTTATAACTGCAGGTTAATTGCGCACAGATTAGTATAATTCTAACACGATAAACTCAATATTGCACATATCTAGGTAATTAGGATCGTAATTCGCAGAAAAATCAAGGAATATCAATATTCTTTCTACCAAAGTCTCGcaaaaaaacatcatattacaataatatatatttaggtaataaaGGTTAATCGAAATTctctgaaaaaatgtttgtttcaaaatattaaatcgtcgtttaaaaccataaataaatttgataaaatgtagCATCATaactatctatttaatatttgtatattacctatacataaaaaaaatagttttctaatacctacctatattatacgtattataatacatcacataatacatataattcttttatacattatttataggcTAATCTAGTTCAGCAAAAAAGGATACACCCAATCGAGTTTTAACTTGGACGAAGGAGCGGTGGCCACTTTGGTGATGTCGTAGGTCGCGATCTCAGCAGTCGGTGCGTACAGGTTGATGGGACGTCCGCGGAGGAACATCCGTACGCTGCCTTCTTCTTCATTATACGTAGCATCACGTGTACTGCAAAAAACAAACACACAATTATcgttattaccattattattatattatgtattaaatactcgaatgaacaaataaacaaacaagcGAGCAATCAAATTGTCGTACTCAAATAAATAAGGGGATGGGTGATGTTTACTGTTTAGAAAGTCAGGAAatatacttcaaaatattatatacttatttaaatcgtcctaaacaatgatataattttttgtaaataccaCTGTTTGatgactatataaatatatatgtaaacgcaaaataatgaaaagtgcataaatataatagttgttctagtaagtataattaaaaactatgtatatGTAATGCGAGCACAGAAGGGATTTGACGGAGACCCAGCCTAACTGAGACTAGACTTCTGCAACAAAACCGGACAAGTCATCCGAATCACGTGTACTACTGAATACTTATGTATACTGCTCGCCAGTCACcgtcattaatatatacaatattaatcgtAACGGTAAACCtactatgttaatataattatatacactgaATTTGTGCATTATAATGATGTATCTTAGTAAAAGTAACGATCATAGAATGTGTTTAACGTGTATAttgcacatatattattgtatatcccTTCTCTTGCGAGGaagttaataaacttaaaaattaaacatattatatacatagataaacCTTTTAGCGTCAGTACGGTGGAGTGGCATTTTTTCCTACACACTGAATTACTTTATACGTAGGGCGTacagtaaatataatgatcaGATAATTGACACAAACACGAGACACGACAAAAACTGAAGAGGCGCGGAGAAACGAACTATCAGCGGGTCAGCCGGACTGCTAACGACTGAAATCGGTTTCGCCGTCCGGTCCGGTTGTGTACATCACACGTCGTCCGTCAAGTGACGTGTACGAGTCTCCCTCCACAaccagaaataattattattactatctatAAAGGGATTTTAATGGtttacgaatataataatcaaagaaTGCGCAAACTCCTTTAACTCGACTTGACTAATAATGAacttaaaacacaaaaatatactgGTACCTCATACTTTTCCTTTATACATGTAAATACAGTTATCATCggccaaatataaaattaatttacttaattataatgtttaagagTTAAATTTATACGATTTTCTTATCGTACCTGGGAAATCatcggataaaaaaaatatattgtaaacaacTGATTAATGCTGTGATGACTAAGTAATTTTGACGTTTATCACAGAACATATAATATGCCGAACTTTATGTGTATAGACGTATAGTATctacataaactatattataatttacgtagACGTTTACCTAGTAACCACTAACATTTACCGTGCTtccgaaaaataattataatttacagcaATATGTCGTTACACGTTtcgttgtatttatatttaatctactGTAATTGTGCGCACTGTGCATTAAAAcggaacaataataaaataaatagaagacAAGATAGAATATACGAAATAGGTTCTGTCTTCTCCTCCCACAACACTAAAATCGTGTCTACGTTGTTATAATGGACGTCTTCGTGATTTCTACAATATGAGTTTAATTTATGGTAGGTACGGTGTTCATAGTTCAACTTCAAATCGTTTTAAATAGGCCGCTAAAACGCCTCGAGGTTAGTCCGAGCAATGGTTATAAAAAGTCTACGTCGCTTATTGTATGCATACAACTATATGGAGTTGGGtaagttatacataaaattaactatccAAACACAAATAACAGTGTCTACCGCTATTAGTaagcgaaaaaaaaagaaaatcataaatgtctattattatactattataagctGTTTTTGATCAGgacaaatataggtattagtaCTAAAAGCtaattgtacaatttatttctcTAAAAAAATTCCCATACTTAGGGTGTAACCGAAATAGCTAACATGtgcaatactaaataataaataataacatgtttgtATCGATAGGTatagtttttttgtgtattataatttaaaataatcatatttttgaattaaaaaaaattaatatatttctgttaCACTCTGTATACTTAGTAATTATGTTACTAAAGAATTTGATATCATGAAaatcctttaaaaataaatttacaaaagtaggtaatattatagaaacaaaataaaaaatatgttttcctaaaacttgaatatttattgacCACAATAATTATCATGCTAATATGAACGtgtaaaacgaaataaatctACACAAATAAGAGGTATGTTACAAAGGGTATAGCTTGCAAGTTAAAACGAGGCGGATTTCATTCATTAATGACGAGTATAAAACCTTACCTACAAATAGAAGACAGGTTTAAATTGTTCTAATTAGGAAAATGAACTGAGTACGATTTATAGCGATTAATTTTGCATAGAAAAGTCGTGAAAAATTGTtggtaagtttttaatttgcgGGATCGATTGCGAATTACCGGAACTCGGAACCGTATAGTAAGAGGAAACTCGGAAAACGCCCGAAATGGGGTGTGGATACTTCAAGTTTCACGGTCATCGGagttgtttattaattgtattgcacacaatgaaatatttcaaataaaatatattatgtgatccTATTAATCGTTGGTATAGATGTAGTTGTAGGAGGTCGAAACCACCGCGGTCGAACGCGATCAGTGAcaaataacatacattatatgcgatataataatacaaaactgtGATTTGTGTGAGGTGCAGCTTTGACTTGTCGATAGGTAAGAAAACGGCAATGAATTCATTTAATTCCACTGAAGTGTGGTCTTCGGCAGAGACACATATTCTTTATTATGTGTTGTTAAGGATGTACA includes the following:
- the LOC113551339 gene encoding echinoderm microtubule-associated protein-like 2 isoform X6; protein product: MPSDNKNNSKPTAADNKSSSKTTTAENKSGSKTTTAENKSGSKTTTVDNKSGSKTTTAAVTKSKTTTADNTRDATYNEEEGSVRMFLRGRPINLYAPTAEIATYDITKVATAPSSKLKLDWVYGYRGKDCRSNLYLLPTGEMVYFVASVAVLYNVEEQSQRHYLGHTDDIKCLAIHPNKLLVATGQTAGHDNHEGKPHIRVWNSVSLATVVVLGLGEFERSISCLSFSKADGGSLLCAIDEGNDHNISVWDWQKNEKGHKITETKCSMDTVVAAEFHPLERNQIVTCGKGHISFWTLDAGGTLYKRNGIFETTRDRPKYVTCLAFTQNGDVLSGDSNGSVVIWGRGTNNIIKVARNVHEGSVFSICVLKEGSIITGGGKDGKLIQFDTSMHPTGYEAQIAEHLGGIRTVSEGRGSQLLVGSTRNCILIGSLSMGFSPAVLGHTDELWALCPHPTLAQFLTAGFDRIVQLWDSLSRSVVWSKDIAEQAQSAAFSSDGRIIIVGCVSGKWIVMNSETREIYSTHIDGNEPIQVAKFSPDGQLLALGSRDNYIYIYQVTDGARNYTRLGRCTCWEDKRRRRCSTGAIIDKMSGHSSFITHLDWSKDNEHLRSNSGDYELLYWKVKVCRQVTHSTQLRDTVWASNSCVLTFSSIGIWPEGADGTDVNACERSNGSKLMATGDDFGKVKLYSYPVKQPKSLCHVYGGHSSHVTNVTFLHDDSRLISIGGKDTSVLQWEII
- the LOC113551339 gene encoding echinoderm microtubule-associated protein-like 2 isoform X4, whose translation is MQTVTAKVQLAWNDMIETENESLRERVCDLEKKVLEQGDEIVCLRSTLADVLRRLNQLEGSRTLSLNTSALKNGNTPRAGNHYGGNGHHLISPTLSQKEVTLRYRSANEHPVSALRDPVRRVPSHNNSHSSLPQRRAVHYQSTGSLHSDSPSSSSVSPVPPASPSPSPTRPGTAQKPQRSSGTNLYNSKRWSSTGDFNQAQNFSVAPQSSTLASSTRDATYNEEEGSVRMFLRGRPINLYAPTAEIATYDITKVATAPSSKLKLDWVYGYRGKDCRSNLYLLPTGEMVYFVASVAVLYNVEEQSQRHYLGHTDDIKCLAIHPNKLLVATGQTAGHDNHEGKPHIRVWNSVSLATVVVLGLGEFERSISCLSFSKADGGSLLCAIDEGNDHNISVWDWQKNEKGHKITETKCSMDTVVAAEFHPLERNQIVTCGKGHISFWTLDAGGTLYKRNGIFETTRDRPKYVTCLAFTQNGDVLSGDSNGSVVIWGRGTNNIIKVARNVHEGSVFSICVLKEGSIITGGGKDGKLIQFDTSMHPTGYEAQIAEHLGGIRTVSEGRGSQLLVGSTRNCILIGSLSMGFSPAVLGHTDELWALCPHPTLAQFLTAGFDRIVQLWDSLSRSVVWSKDIAEQAQSAAFSSDGRIIIVGCVSGKWIVMNSETREIYSTHIDGNEPIQVAKFSPDGQLLALGSRDNYIYIYQVTDGARNYTRLGRCTCWEDKRRRRCSTGAIIDKMSGHSSFITHLDWSKDNEHLRSNSGDYELLYWKVKVCRQVTHSTQLRDTVWASNSCVLTFSSIGIWPEGADGTDVNACERSNGSKLMATGDDFGKVKLYSYPVKQPKSLCHVYGGHSSHVTNVTFLHDDSRLISIGGKDTSVLQWEII